From the Scophthalmus maximus strain ysfricsl-2021 chromosome 11, ASM2237912v1, whole genome shotgun sequence genome, one window contains:
- the zmp:0000000529 gene encoding WD repeat-containing protein 20, producing MDHGSCPGPGPDPLSLYGTFAGVRRARRAAPAATASHALYARWMDGGTDGSGGGRCSHRLRRRALCPGPSAGADRYYFQVKTLSFLCGSFALKMAGDGGALKDINEIKSQFRTREGFYKLLTLSDSQQRGGLPRGPSAGAALGPGPGAGPIPGGGVGLLQGPGAAAAAAAAAAAASSSTSAAANSSPTGFLPPVRVSMVKLQPEDPGEESERVCFNIGRELYFYTYTNIKKAVDLSKPIDKRIYKGTQPTCHDFNQYSATAESVALIVGFSAGQVQYLDPIKKETSKLFNEERLIDKSKVTCLKWLPKSENLFLASHASGHLYLYNVDHPCGTTAPQYSLLRQGEGFAVYACKTKTPRNPLLRWAVGEGGLNEFAFSPDGVHVACVGQDGCLRVFHFDSMELQGVMKSYFGGLLCVSWSPDGKYLATGGEDDLVTVWSFAESRVVARGHGHKSWVNVVAFDPFTTSLEDDEPMELSGSEEDLHQGAPNNSMHFGRVRTSSTLSHLSRHSSKGGGTASVTYRFGSVGQDTQFCLWDLTDDVLYPRLPLSRAFTNTFGPSLANSGSGVVNSTSGGGGNGEVEGHHHPPNTNTGTAIPPTIPLPLPRSLSRSNSLPHPAVANTSKGQGASEGGGGGGGGGGTGGGGNSTPFSIGRFATLSLQERKSDKSGSSGGVEKEHKRYHSLGNISKSNDKINVAPRSNRLDAAKVLGTTLCPRMHEVPLLEPLVCKKIAHERLTVLVFMDDCIITACQEGLICTWARPGKANLTAQNGNSPSGTVV from the exons ATGGATCATGGAAGCTGTCCGGGGCCGGGACCGGACCCCCTCTCTTTGTACGGGACATTCGCGGGAGTGCGCAGGGCGCGCCGCGCCGCACCAGCGGCGACGGCGTCACACGCACTTTACGCACGCTGGATGGACGGAGGCACAGACGGATCCGGCGGAGGACGATGCTCACACCGGCTCAGAAGAAGGGCTTTGTGTCCGGGTCCATCCGCCGGGGCCGAT CGATATTATTTCCAGGTCAAAACCCTCAGTTTCCTGTGCGGCTCGTTCGCACTAAAGATGGCCGGAGATGGCGGCGCCCTGAAGGATATCAATGAGATCAAATCCCAGTTCCGCACCAGAGAGGGCTTCTACAAGCTGCTCACCCTCTCCGACTCGCAGCAGCGCGGCGGGCTGCCGCGCGGTCCGTCCGCCGGGGCCGCGCTGGGCCCCGGGCCCGGCGCCGGTCCCATACCCGGCGGAGGGGTCGGGCTGCTGCAGGGGCccggggccgccgccgccgccgcagccgccgccgccgccgcctcctcttccaccaGCGCCGCAGCCAACTCCTCTCCGACGGGCTTCCTGCCGCCGGTGCGCGTCTCCATGGTCAAGCTGCAGCCCGAGGACCCGGGCGAGGAGTCGGAGCGGGTGTGCTTCAACATCGGCAGGGAGCTGTACTTCTACACGTACACCAACATCAAGAAG GCTGTAGACCTCAGCAAGCCAATAGACAAGAGAATCTACAAGGGGACTCAGCCGACATGTCACGACTTCAACCAGTACTCGGCCACAGCAGAGAGCGTGGCCCTCATCGTGGGTTTCTCGGCCGGACAAGTCCAGTATCTCGACCCCATCAAGAAGGAAACCAGTAAACTCTTCAACGAGGAG AGGTTGATAGACAAATCCAAGGTGACGTGTCTGAAATGGCTTCCCAAGTCAGAGAACCTGTTCCTGGCCTCCCATGCCAGTGGCCACCTCTACCTCTACAACGTGGACCACCCATGTGGCACCACGGCTCCACAGTACTCCCTGCTCCGGCAGGGTGAAGGCTTTGCGGTCTACGCCTGCAAAACCAAGACGCCGCGCAACCCACTGCTGCGATGGGCAGTGGGTGAGGGGGGCCTCAATGAGTTTGCTTTCTCCCCAGATGGTGTGCATGTGGCGTGTGTGGGCCAGGACGGCTGCTTGCGTGTCTTCCACTTTGACTCGATGGAGCTGCAGGGGGTAATGAAGAGCTACTTTGGCGGGCTGCTGTGCGTGTCGTGGAGTCCAGACGGGAAGTACCTCGCCACAGGCGGAGAGGACGACCTGGTAACTGTCTGGTCATTTGCAGAAAGTCGAGTGGTAGCAAGGGGCCACGGCCACAAGTCCTGGGTCAATGTGGTGGCATTTGACCCCTTCACGACCTCCCTGGAAGATGATGAGCCCATGGAGCTCAGCGGCAGTGAAGAGGAcctccaccagggggcgccaAACAATTCCATGCACTTCGGCCGGGTCAGAACAAGCAGCACGTTGTCGCATCTTTCTCGGCACAGCTCTAAAGGCGGTGGTACCGCCTCAGTCACATACCGGTTTGGCTCAGTGGGGCAGGACACCCAGTTCTGTCTGTGGGACCTGACGGATGATGTGTTGTACCCACGCCTACCGCTGTCCCGCGCCTTTACTAACACTTTTGGACCCTCACTCGCCAACTCTGGTAGTGGGGTGGTCAACAGCACCTCAGGTGGGGGAGGAAATGGAGAGGTTGAGGGGCACCATCACCCACCTAACACCAACACTGGCACAGCCATCCCTCCAACAATCCCCTTACCGCTTCCCCGCTCCCTCTCACGCTCCAACTCTCTGCCCCACCCTGCCGTGGCAAATACCTCCAAGGGCCAGGGCGCCTCGGAGGGcggcgggggagggggaggagggggcgggacGGGCGGCGGAGGAAACAGCACCCCATTCAGCATTGGCCGCTTTGCCACGCTGTCGCTCCAGGAGCGCAAGTCGGACAAGTCCGGCAGCAGTGGCGGTGTGGAGAAGGAGCACAAGCGGTACCACAGCCTGGGCAACATTAGCAAAAGCAATGACAAAATCAACGTGGCGCCGAGGAGCAACCGGCTGGACGCTGCTAAGGTCCTGGGCACCACACTGTGCCCACGCATGCACGAGGTCCCGCTGCTCGAGCCGCTGGTGTGCAAGAAGATTGCACATGAGAGGCTGACCGTCCTGGTGTTCATGGACGACTGCATCATCACCGCCTGCCAAGAGGGCCTCATCTGCACCTGGGCACGGCCCGGGAAGGCG AACTTGACAGCACAGAATGGGAACTCTCCAAGTGGCACAGTGGTAtag